A region of Pseudomonas putida DNA encodes the following proteins:
- a CDS encoding EamA family transporter, which translates to MHKKHLILAVLVTALWGINFPITKLGLAQVDPLLLTGIRFALCALPWVFFVKRPKVAVYWIAAYGLIFGVAMWALINLGIAMGVPPGSASLLIQFSAFFTLAWGCLLFREPLTGPQLIGIVLAAAGLVGILAASPGKTTTTGLTLVLISALAWSIGNVIIKLSKVKAIFAFVVWASLFAPIPLLSLTWWLHGARPFVALASQTHAVVVFSLAFQVYAATHFCYWGWNYLLREYPVSTVAPLSLLIPVFGIVSSALIVQEVPSGWDWLCIALILSALAVGMKKGRAVLGRKALPAV; encoded by the coding sequence ATGCACAAAAAACACCTGATCCTTGCCGTCCTGGTTACTGCCCTGTGGGGTATCAATTTCCCGATCACCAAACTGGGTTTGGCCCAGGTCGATCCCCTGCTGCTCACCGGCATCCGCTTCGCGCTGTGCGCATTGCCGTGGGTGTTCTTCGTGAAGCGCCCGAAGGTTGCCGTCTACTGGATAGCTGCATACGGCCTGATTTTTGGCGTTGCCATGTGGGCCTTGATCAATCTGGGGATTGCCATGGGCGTGCCGCCCGGCAGCGCCTCGCTGCTGATTCAGTTCAGTGCGTTCTTTACCTTGGCCTGGGGCTGTTTGCTGTTTCGCGAACCCCTTACCGGCCCCCAGCTGATCGGCATCGTGCTGGCGGCAGCCGGCTTGGTTGGCATCCTGGCAGCAAGCCCCGGCAAAACCACGACAACAGGTTTGACGCTGGTCTTGATCAGCGCGCTGGCCTGGAGCATCGGCAACGTCATCATCAAGCTGTCAAAGGTGAAGGCGATCTTTGCCTTCGTCGTATGGGCCAGCCTTTTTGCACCGATACCCTTGCTTTCGCTGACCTGGTGGCTGCACGGCGCAAGGCCGTTCGTGGCGCTGGCATCGCAGACGCATGCCGTCGTGGTCTTTTCCCTGGCGTTCCAGGTGTATGCCGCGACGCATTTCTGCTATTGGGGATGGAACTACCTGTTGCGCGAATATCCGGTGTCCACGGTAGCGCCGCTGTCGCTGCTGATTCCGGTATTCGGCATCGTCAGCTCAGCGTTGATCGTCCAAGAGGTGCCAAGCGGATGGGACTGGCTGTGTATTGCCCTGATCTTGTCGGCCCTGGCGGTCGGCATGAAGAAAGGGCGAGCGGTGTTGGGCAGAAAAGCGCTGCCTGCTGTTTAG
- a CDS encoding AraC family transcriptional regulator, which yields MTYTEDTLYDDTHCDVVVTRKAFADGELFPMHSHRRGQFAYAACGVITVATESGNWAVPPLRAVWVPAQLAHAMHMRGPVTMLNAYIRPQAAQQVGLPRHCQVFAVSPLVQQLLEKAVEVPAHYPQQGRDACLMGLLLYEIADMPGLSLNAPIPTEPRLARACKAFLAAPSLQTGIDGMARLASMSRRTFTRQFRLHTGISFIEWRQQACLLDAVVRLGKGEPVTRVALALGYSSPSAFATVFKRVLGEVPSRYFDTPTHGQCSSSFAPPSSLAPT from the coding sequence ATGACATACACCGAAGACACGCTATACGACGACACACATTGCGATGTGGTGGTGACAAGGAAGGCATTCGCCGACGGCGAACTGTTCCCGATGCACAGCCACCGTCGGGGTCAGTTTGCCTACGCAGCATGCGGCGTGATCACGGTTGCAACCGAATCAGGTAACTGGGCCGTGCCACCCTTGCGGGCCGTCTGGGTGCCCGCGCAACTGGCCCATGCCATGCACATGCGTGGCCCCGTTACCATGCTCAATGCCTACATTCGCCCGCAGGCAGCCCAGCAGGTCGGCCTGCCTCGGCATTGCCAGGTATTTGCGGTTTCCCCGTTGGTGCAGCAGCTGCTTGAGAAGGCTGTCGAAGTGCCTGCCCATTACCCCCAGCAGGGGCGGGATGCCTGCTTGATGGGGTTGTTGTTGTATGAGATTGCCGACATGCCGGGGTTGTCGTTGAATGCGCCTATCCCCACAGAGCCGCGCCTTGCGCGTGCGTGCAAAGCGTTTCTGGCTGCGCCCTCACTGCAAACAGGCATCGACGGCATGGCGCGGCTGGCCAGCATGAGCCGGCGCACATTCACACGCCAGTTTCGCCTGCACACCGGGATCAGCTTTATCGAATGGCGCCAGCAGGCCTGCTTGCTGGACGCCGTGGTTCGGCTGGGCAAGGGTGAGCCGGTTACGCGCGTTGCGCTGGCGCTTGGGTACAGCAGCCCGAGCGCCTTTGCGACAGTGTTCAAGCGCGTGCTGGGCGAGGTGCCCAGCCGCTACTTCGACACCCCAACCCATGGGCAATGCAGCAGCAGCTTCGCGCCGCCCAGCTCGCTGGCACCCACCTGA